A window from Musa acuminata AAA Group cultivar baxijiao chromosome BXJ3-10, Cavendish_Baxijiao_AAA, whole genome shotgun sequence encodes these proteins:
- the LOC135651630 gene encoding uncharacterized protein LOC135651630, which produces MEIDRAVREGSDRRLQTKYRNAVYVIQRAFALYEFEQVAFSFNGGKDSTVLLHLLRAGYYLHKGKPECSNGSLSDSVLNCPIRTIYFESPCAFPEINSFTYETATVCGLQLETIHSDFKSGLEALLKEKPTKAIFLGTRIGDPNAVGQEQFSPSSIGWPPFMRVNPILDWSYRDVWAFILTCKVQYCSLYDQGYTSIGSIYDTVPNALLSIADSLNAKGTFKPAYMLSDGRLERAGRTKKMHLKCSSTSPNNGVISVTSSGFFTASIVVVGDEILFATAEDKLSAALCKKLYGIGWQVTHVAVVQNEIDSVAEEVERRKFTNNLVFLFGGFGPMQSDVSLAGVAKAFGVRLAPDEEFEEYLRHLIGKHCTGDRNEMALLPEGITELLQHEKLPLPLIKCQNVIILAATNVFELETQWDCLLELPNTPLVQLAPFVSKHLSSMLSDVEIAQTISKLCLEFPDVYIGCQRKSRVQSLISFVGKDNTRIELAAGRLCNSFPEGAFSEVNCG; this is translated from the exons CTTTCGCTCTCTACGA GTTTGAGCAGGTAGCTTTCAGCTTTAATGGGGGAAAGGACTCCACT GTTTTGCTGCATTTACTGCGAGCTGGCTATTATTTGCATAAAGGGAAACCTGAATGTTCAAATGGGAGCCTGTCAGATAGTGTGCTAAACTGTCCTATTCGGACCATCTATTTTGAGAGCCCTTGTGCTTTCCCTGAGATTAATTCATTTACTTATGAAACTGCCACTGT TTGTGGTTTGCAACTGGAAACTATTCACTCAGATTTTAAGTCTGGCTTAGAGGCTCTGCTGAAGGAAAAACCTACCAAAGCTATTTTCCTTGGAACCAGAATTGGTGATCCTAATGCG GTTGGTCAAGAGCAGTTCTCCCCTAGTTCAATTGGATGGCCCCCTTTTATGAGGGTGAATCCTATCTTGGACTGGTCTTACAG AGATGTGTGGGCCTTCATCTTAACCTGCAAAGTTCAGTACTGCAGTCTTTATGATCAAGG ATATACTTCCATTGGGAGCATATATGACACAGTTCCAAATGCATTGTTGAGCATTGCtgattctttaaatgctaaagggaCTTTTAAACCTGCATATATGCTTTCGGATGGAAGGCTAGAAAGGGCTGGGAGAACAAAGAAGATGCATCTGAAATGTAGTAGTACTTCTCCGAATAATGGTGTGATCAGTGTTACGTCAAGTGGTTTCTTCACGGCATCAATTGTTGTTGTAGGTGATGAGATTCT GTTTGCCACTGCTGAGGACAAACTAAGTGCAGCATTGTGCAAAAAGCTCTATGGCATTGGTTGGCAAGTAACTCATGTGGCAGTTGTCCAGAATGAA ATTGATTCTGTGGCTGAAGAAGTTGAACGACGGAAGTTTACAAACAACCTG GTGTTCTTGTTTGGAGGATTTGGCCCTATGCAGTCTGATGTTTCATTAGCAGGTGTTGCAAAAGCTTTTGGAGTTCGGCTG GCTCCTGATGAAGAGTTTGAGGAGTATCTTAGGCATCTTATAGGAAAGCACTGCACTGGTGACCGAAACGAG ATGGCTCTATTGCCTGAAGGCATAACTGAGTTGCTGCAACATGAAAAGCTGCCTCTGCCATTG ATCAAATGTCAAAATGTGATTATTCTTGCTGCAACAAATGTTTTTGAACTGGAAACTCAATGGGATTGTCTTCTTGAATTACCTAATACCCCATTAGTGCAGTTGGCGCCATTCGTGTCAAAGCATCTTAGTAGCATGCTTTCTGAT GTTGAAATTGCTCAAACAATATCAAAGTTATGCCTTGAATTCCCAGATGTTTATATAG GATGCCAACGGAAATCCAGGGTCCAGTCTCTCATAAGTTTTGTTGGGAAG GACAATACAAGAATTGAATTGGCTGCCGGGAGATTGTGTAACAGCTTCCCAGAAGGAGCTTTCTCCGAAGTCAACTGTGGCTGA
- the LOC135650834 gene encoding ABC transporter F family member 1-like, translating into MVSDASKKKAAAKKAAAAAKRGGKSAAASSKAAAASKVPNGSAVDKVADGVGSLQISDRTCTGVLASHPQSRDIHIESLSLTFHGHDLIVDSELELNYGRRYGLLGLNGCGKSTLLSAIGCRELPIPDHMDIYHLTREIEASDMSSLEAVISCDEERLKLEKEVEMLAGEDGGGGEALDRIYERLEALDASTAEKRAAEILYGLGFNKQMQAKKTRDFSGGWRMRIALARALFMNPTILLLDEPTNHLDLEACVWLEETLKKFDRILVVVSHSQDFLNGVCTNIIHMQNKKLKFYTGNYDQYVQTRSELEENQMKQYKWEQEQIASMKEYIARFGHGSAKLARQAQSKEKTLAKMERGGLTEKVVKDKVLVFRFTDVGKLPPPVLQFVGVTFGYTPDNLIYKNLDFGVDLDSRIALVGPNGAGKSTLLKLMTGDLAPLDGMVRRHNHLRIAQFHQHLAEKLDLEMPALQYMMKEYPGNEEEKMRAAIGKFGLSGKAQVMPMNNLSDGQRSRVIFAWLAWRQPHLLLLDEPTNHLDIETIDSLAEALNEWDGGLVLVSHDFRLINQVAQEIWVCENQAATRWEGDIMDFKEHLRSKSEFSD; encoded by the exons ATGGTGTCGGACGCGAGCAAGAAGAAGGCGGCCGCCAAGAAAGCCGCGGCGGCAGCGAAGAGGGGAGGGAAGTCCGCCGCCGCGTCGTCCAAGGCGGCGGCAGCATCTAAGGTGCCGAACGGGTCTGCGGTGGACAAGGTCGCCGATGGAGTCGGATCGCTCCAGATCTCGGATCGGACGTGCACTGGCGTCCTCGCCTCGCATCCCCAGTCCAGGGATATTCAT ATCGAGTCCTTATCATTAACCTTTCATGGGCATGACCTCATAGTGGATTCTGAGTTAGAGCTCAACTATGGCAG GCGCTATGGTTTGTTAGGACTAAATGGCTGTGGGAAGTCAACTCTCCTGTCAGCAATAGGATGCAGAGAGCTCCCTATTCCTGACCACATGGATATATATCACCTTACGAGGGAGATTGAAGCTTCAGACATGTCTTCTTTGGAGGCTGTGATCAGCTGTGATGAAGAAAGATTGAAGTTGGAGAAAGAAGTTGAAATGTTAGCTGGCGAG GATGGAGGTGGTGGTGAAGCGTTGGATCGTATCTACGAGCGATTGGAAGCACTGGATGCATCAACCGCTGAGAAGCGGGCTGCTGAGATTTTGTATGGGCTTGGTTTTAATAAACAAATGCAAGCAAAGAAAACCCGGGACTTCTCTGGTGGGTGGCGTATGAGGATTGCATTGGCTAGAGCATTGTTCATGAATCCAACTATCCTTTTGCTTGATGAACCCACCAATCATCTTG ACTTGGAAGCATGTGTCTGGCTAGAAGAGACTCTGAAAAAGTTTGATCGTATCCTAGTCGTGGTATCACACTCTCAGGATTTTCTTAATGGCGTCTGTACCAACATCATACACATGCAGAACAAGAAGCTAAAATTCTACACTGGCAATTATGACCAGTATGTCCAGACTCGGTCTGAGCTGGAAGAAAATCAAATGAAGCAGTACAAGTGGGAGCAGGAGCAAATTGCTTCGATGAAGGAGTACATTGCTCGGTTTGGTCATGGTTCTGCTAAGCTGGCTCGGCAAGCCCAGAGTAAGGAAAAAACTCTTGCCAAGATGGAGCGTGGTGGACTAACAGAAAAGGTGGTGAAGGACAAAGTACTGGTATTCCGCTTCACAGATGTTGGTAAACTTCCCCCACCAGTCCTGCAGTTTGTGGGAGTCACTTTTGGCTACACTCCAGATAACCTCATTTATAAGAACCTTGATTTTGGTGTGGACCTCGACTCCAGAATAGCCTTGGTAGGGCCTAATGGTGCTGGGAAGAGCACATTGCTCAAGCTGATGACTGGTGATCTTGCTCCTTTGGATGGAATGGTTAGGCGGCACAATCATCTCAGGATTGCCCAGTTCCATCAGCATCTGGCCGAGAAGCTTGATCTAGAGATGCCGGCGCTCCAGTATATGATGAAGGAGTACCCAGGAAACGAGGAAGAGAAGATGAGGGCTGCGATCGGGAAGTTTGGGTTGTCAGGAAAGGCACAGGTGATGCCGATGAATAACTTGTCAGATGGTCAGAGGAGCAGGGTGATCTTTGCTTGGCTGGCCTGGAGGCAACCGCATCTGCTGCTGCTTGATGAGCCCACGAATCATCTGGATATCGAGACGATTGATTCCCTGGCGGAAGCACTGAACGAGTGGGATGGGGGTCTGGTTTTGGTGAGCCATGACTTCAGATTGATCAACCAGGTGGCCCAGGAGATATGGGTCTGCGAGAATCAAGCGGCCACAAGGTGGGAGGGTGACATTATGGACTTCAAGGAGCATCTGAGGAGCAAGTCTGAGTTCTCTGATTGA
- the LOC135650835 gene encoding lysM domain receptor-like kinase 3 produces the protein MCKSKAAVLAAPPRHRSNFKSSSTASPSGGVSNGSDNRRRRLPPTSTSSGNSSVTKPSSSSDASASASSSALSLVSLRGALHEAPAIYPFPELCAATKNFLAKRLPGASSSAWRCTLRGRDAVVIQRPLRRRSRDLPSRLADLGRSHHGSLARLLGASTSGDNVYLVYEFVPGASLADCLRNPRNSSFTPLASWVSRIQVAADVAQGLEYIHCHSSAVAGVHNRVKSSAIIVTQPDLRAKICHFGAADLAGEVPDPSADEADITSISSPPTRKGSGERQIQIEGTRGYMAPELLADGAVSRSSDVFALGVLLLELVSGEEPLKYLHDKERKVFEVVSLVDTAREAVGGEGDGKEEEEERRGRVRQWVDRRLRDSFPVEAADKLITVALRCVDAEAAARPDMTWVAGKVSKLYLESTVWAERVSVPTDLSVSIAPR, from the coding sequence ATGTGCAAGTCCAAAGCCGCCGTCTTGGCTGCCCCACCCAGACACAGGTCCAATTTCAAGTCGTCCTCCACCGCTTCCCCCTCCGGCGGCGTCAGCAACGGCTCAGacaaccgccgccgccgccttcccCCAACCTCCACCTCCTCCGGTAACTCATCGGTGACTAAACCCTCCTCCTCTTCCGACGCCTCCGCCTCCGCTTCATCCTCCGCCCTCAGCCTCGTCTCCCTTCGCGGCGCCCTCCATGAGGCCCCCGCCATCTACCCCTTTCCAGAGCTCTGCGCCGCCACCAAAAACTTCCTCGCCAAGCGCCTCCCCGGAGCCTCGTCCTCCGCCTGGCGATGCACCCTTCGCGGCCGCGACGCCGTCGTCATCCAGCGTCCCCTCCGCCGCCGCTCCCGCGACCTCCCCTCCCGCCTCGCTGACCTCGGCAGGTCCCACCATGGCAGCCTCGCCCGCCTCCTCGGCGCGTCTACCTCCGGCGACAACGTTTACCTCGTCTACGAGTTCGTCCCCGGCGCCAGCCTCGCTGACTGCCTCCGAAACCCACGGAATTCCAGCTTCACCCCGCTCGCCTCTTGGGTCAGCCGCATACAGGTCGCCGCCGACGTGGCCCAGGGCCTCGAATACATTCACTGCCACTCCTCCGCTGTCGCTGGCGTCCACAACCGGGTCAAGAGCTCCGCCATCATCGTCACACAGCCAGACCTCCGCGCCAAGATCTGCCACTTCGGCGCCGCCGATCTCGCGGGGGAGGTTCCTGATCCCTCCGCCGATGAGGCGGATATCACCTCGATCTCCTCGCCACCGACGAGGAAGGGGTCGGGCGAGCGGCAGATCCAGATCGAGGGGACGCGGGGGTACATGGCGCCGGAGCTGCTCGCCGACGGGGCCGTCTCGCGCAGTTCCGACGTGTTCGCCTTAGGGGTGCTGCTCCTGGAGCTCGTCTCCGGCGAGGAGCCGCTCAAGTACCTGCACGACAAGGAGCGGAAGGTCTTCGAGGTGGTCTCCCTCGTCGACACGGCGCGGGAGGCGGTCGGAGGTGAGGGGGacgggaaggaagaagaggaggaacggCGGGGGAGGGTGAGGCAGTGGGTGGACCGGAGGTTGCGGGACTCGTTCCCGGTGGAGGCGGCGGACAAGCTGATTACGGTGGCGCTACGGTGCGTGGATGCGGAGGCGGCGGCCCGGCCGGACATGACGTGGGTCGCCGGCAAGGTCTCCAAGCTGTACCTGGAATCGACGGTGTGGGCGGAGCGGGTTAGCGTTCCGACCGACCTCTCGGTGTCCATTGCTCCGCGGTGA